ACCATTATCTCCACCCGTACCATGACCACTACTATACATATCATCGTTTCCATTTATTGTAAAAGTATAATCAAATACGCCTTCATCTTGGTTTCCGGCAACTTCGTTGCTTCCATCCGCTAAATTGCTTTCATCCACTAAAAGGTTTAAACCTTTATAGGTAATATTGGCGGAATAAGCGGCATACTTTTCGCCCTCTTCATCAAGACTGCTTGTGGTAAATATACTGTCATCGTCATAGACCCAATTTTCATCCGAAATACGTCCCCATGGATTTTTTCTTTCCTCCGCTATAAGTTTCTGCGCAAGATAGTTGGCAGTCATGTCATTTTTTGACCGCGAATCGAGCTTGGCTGCGTTGGTAAAAATTCCAAAAAACGGCACTATAAGTATTGCTAATACAGCAATACTTATAGTAAGTTCTATAAGGGTAAAGCCTTTTTCATTTTTCATTATTTCACCTCCAATGGATTGTTGTAAAATCCTTCTGATATATTGATACATCAAAAAATTATATTCTTATAATTGGATACACACATTAATTGTACAATTGAAAACAATGTTTGTCAATACACAAGGAATAATTCTCGTATTCGGTCCAATCGGCATCAGGGTCGTTTTTTACTTCTGCAACTATCTGCTGAGCAAGGTAGTTGGCGGTCATCTCGTTTTTTGATCGTATGTCAAGTTTGGCCGCATTTGTGAAAATGCCATAGAAAGACACTAGCAAGATAGACAGCACAACAAGGCTGACTAAAAGTTCAATAAGTGTAATGCCTTTTTCGTTTTTTATGATTGCACCTTCCTTTCTCTTTAGAAAGATATGCAGTTTTTAATAATTATTAGGAGATATTTATCTCATGCACGTCGCCTGAAACTACTTCATACTTAAAACTCGGATTATTAGAATCATCGCCAATCACATGGATAAATACCGGCAGTTCTGTTTCATTTTCAATCAAAAGCTTGGTTCCTGGCATATCTTTTAAATCATTATCAGATCTTGCATATACATTCAGCACAATGTTTGCACCTTCAGGTTCGAAAACTTCGAAAGCTCCATTTTCAGTAGGGTATTTTGAGTAACTGTTTTCATAACTGTATAAATAACCCGAATCATCCTTTTTTAGAAATAATTTTATTGTTTCCGTACTATTTGAATCGCTATAAATTGCTGTGTAGTTATATGGAGTTTTACCCAAAGTCACCGTCGGCAAAATATTTTTGACAGGATCAAGGAAAATGTAAAAATCGGACCTATTGAATTCGGTCATGTCGGGGGTGTATCCGTACACCGGAGCTTGTAAATTGATATCGCCGAACAAATCTGTC
The Peptostreptococcaceae bacterium DNA segment above includes these coding regions:
- a CDS encoding type II secretion system protein — encoded protein: MHIFLKRKEGAIIKNEKGITLIELLVSLVVLSILLVSFYGIFTNAAKLDIRSKNEMTANYLAQQIVAEVKNDPDADWTEYENYSLCIDKHCFQLYN